From the genome of Acropora palmata chromosome 4, jaAcrPala1.3, whole genome shotgun sequence, one region includes:
- the LOC141880318 gene encoding EF-hand calcium-binding domain-containing protein 11-like: MQNFTYRTPTFKNSRKITEEKMCQIAEAFHNADEGKKGLLTREDFKVAFVSLFGYKPSRSEVDRLMEIRTQQETPFGRHLQLDQSATCKGCIVTCGTSPQVGITIEHFIEIAKTKILTEDRDDEIRQIFLAFDTRCQGFITLDVAKKNFLQVAPFLDPVTVEKLFQEADTDRDGRVSYRDFEFIMKYSMDYEL; encoded by the coding sequence ATGCAGAATTTTACGTATCGAACACcaacttttaaaaattcaagaaaaatcactgaagaaaaaatgtgCCAAATTGCTGAGGCATTTCACAATGCGGATGAAGGAAAGAAAGGTCTTCTCACAAGGGAAGACTTCAAAGTTGCTTTTGTCTCACTGTTTGGCTATAAACCATCAAGAAGTGAAGTTGATCGCTTAATGGAAATTAGAACACAGCAAGAGACTCCATTTGGTAGGCATTTACAGCTTGACCAGTCAGCAACATGCAAGGGTTGCATTGTAACCTGTGGGACCTCCCCTCAGGTTGGCATTACTATAGAACATTTCATAGAGATTGCAAAAACCAAGATTTTGACTGAGGATCGTGATGATGAAATAAGGCAAATCTTTCTTGCCTTTGATACCCGGTGTCAAGGTTTCATCACACTGGATGTTGCTAAGAAgaattttcttcaagttgCTCCTTTTTTGGACCCAGTAACTGTGGAGAAGTTATTCCAGGAGGCAGACACTGATCGAGATGGAAGAGTTAGCTATAGAGATTTTGAATTCATAATGAAATACAGCATGGACTATGAACTGTGA